A window from Pyrococcus yayanosii CH1 encodes these proteins:
- a CDS encoding heavy metal translocating P-type ATPase: MEVNIKITGMSCASCAKTIEMALKELEGVKEAKVNLATESAYIKFDESKVSITDIIRAIESVGYGVVREKRDAVIKIGGMTCASCVRTIKTALKELPGVLDVRVNLATETANVTYDPTMVDMDDIKKTIEEFGYQFLGVEGEESVDIEKEVRERHLKDMKRKLIVAWTFGGIITFMTYRWIFGLDFEIPYMLWIQFLLATPVIAYSGRDVFLKAIRSVRHKTLNMDVMYSMGVGSAYIASVLATIGVLPAEYNFYEASVLLLAFLLLGRYLEHVAKGRTSEAIKKLMSLQAKKATVIRDGKEIEVPITQVKVGDIVIVKPGEKIPVDGVVIEGESYVDESMITGEPIPNLKKKGDEVIGGTINRNSVLKIKAERVGGDTVLAQIIKLVEEAQNTRPPIQRIADKIVTYFIPVVLTVALASFVYWAFIAKEPLLFAFTTLISVLVIACPCAFGLATPTALTVGMGKGAEMGILIKNGEVLEIARKATVVLFDKTGTLTKGKPEVTDVITFGMDEKELIRLVASAEKRSEHPLGEAIVRKAQELGLELEEPEEFEAITGKGVKAKVRGREILAGNRKLLREAGYPIEDIEETLHKLEDEAKTAIIIAIDGKIAGVMGIADTIKENAKEAIEELHRMGKKVGMITGDNRRTANAIARQLNIDYVLAEVLPQDKANEVKKLQERGEVVIFVGDGINDAPALAQADVGIAVSSGTDIAMESGEIVLMRNDIRDVVKAIKLSQKTLSKIKQNFFWAMIYNIILIPIAAGALFPLFGIAFRPEWAAGAMAMSSVSVVSNSLLLKRARI; the protein is encoded by the coding sequence GTGGAAGTGAACATTAAGATTACCGGAATGAGCTGTGCATCATGCGCCAAAACGATAGAAATGGCACTTAAAGAGCTGGAGGGGGTAAAGGAAGCCAAGGTGAACTTAGCGACTGAAAGCGCTTACATTAAGTTTGATGAATCAAAGGTCAGCATAACGGATATAATTAGGGCAATAGAAAGCGTTGGCTACGGTGTTGTCAGGGAGAAGAGGGACGCGGTTATTAAAATCGGCGGTATGACCTGCGCCTCTTGCGTTAGGACAATAAAAACTGCGTTAAAGGAGCTTCCGGGCGTTCTGGACGTCAGAGTTAACCTGGCAACCGAAACTGCCAATGTTACCTATGATCCGACCATGGTAGATATGGACGATATAAAGAAAACTATCGAGGAATTTGGTTATCAGTTTCTTGGCGTTGAGGGGGAAGAGAGCGTTGATATAGAAAAGGAAGTGAGAGAAAGGCATCTAAAAGATATGAAAAGAAAGCTTATAGTGGCTTGGACATTTGGAGGGATAATAACCTTCATGACATACCGCTGGATCTTTGGGCTGGACTTTGAGATACCTTATATGCTCTGGATACAATTCCTCTTAGCAACGCCTGTCATAGCGTACTCTGGCAGGGATGTGTTCCTAAAGGCCATCCGCTCTGTGAGGCACAAAACCCTCAACATGGACGTCATGTATTCCATGGGTGTCGGTTCGGCTTATATAGCCAGCGTGCTGGCAACCATCGGCGTTCTTCCGGCGGAATACAACTTTTACGAAGCAAGCGTGCTCTTACTGGCCTTCCTGCTTCTTGGGAGGTACTTAGAGCATGTAGCAAAGGGAAGGACGAGTGAAGCAATTAAAAAGCTCATGAGCCTTCAAGCTAAAAAGGCAACTGTAATTAGAGATGGAAAAGAAATTGAGGTTCCTATAACTCAGGTCAAGGTCGGCGACATCGTGATAGTGAAGCCCGGTGAAAAGATACCGGTTGACGGGGTGGTAATCGAAGGGGAGAGCTATGTTGACGAGTCAATGATAACTGGAGAGCCAATTCCAAACCTGAAGAAGAAGGGAGATGAAGTAATTGGCGGAACCATAAACAGGAACTCCGTGCTCAAGATTAAAGCCGAGAGAGTCGGTGGCGACACGGTTCTGGCTCAGATCATCAAGCTCGTTGAAGAGGCCCAGAACACCAGACCCCCGATCCAGAGGATAGCGGACAAAATAGTGACCTACTTCATCCCGGTAGTGCTGACGGTTGCACTGGCATCTTTCGTCTACTGGGCCTTTATAGCCAAGGAGCCCCTGCTCTTCGCGTTCACGACACTGATCAGTGTCCTCGTCATAGCCTGCCCGTGTGCCTTCGGCCTGGCGACACCTACTGCCCTGACCGTGGGCATGGGCAAGGGGGCTGAGATGGGCATACTCATCAAGAACGGTGAAGTGCTTGAGATAGCGAGGAAGGCAACGGTGGTGCTCTTTGACAAGACTGGAACGCTCACAAAGGGCAAGCCTGAAGTGACTGACGTAATAACCTTTGGCATGGACGAGAAGGAGCTCATAAGGCTCGTCGCCTCCGCTGAAAAGCGCTCCGAGCACCCGCTTGGAGAAGCCATCGTGAGGAAGGCCCAGGAGCTCGGCCTTGAGCTTGAAGAACCGGAGGAGTTCGAGGCCATAACCGGCAAGGGTGTCAAAGCTAAGGTCAGAGGAAGGGAAATCCTCGCGGGCAACAGGAAGCTCCTTAGGGAGGCAGGGTACCCGATTGAGGATATTGAGGAGACTCTCCACAAGCTTGAGGACGAGGCGAAGACGGCCATAATCATAGCCATAGACGGTAAGATAGCCGGTGTGATGGGCATAGCGGACACAATAAAGGAGAACGCAAAGGAAGCAATAGAGGAGCTCCACAGGATGGGCAAGAAAGTTGGAATGATTACCGGAGATAATAGAAGAACTGCAAACGCGATAGCGCGGCAGCTTAACATAGACTATGTCCTTGCTGAGGTGCTCCCGCAGGACAAGGCCAACGAGGTCAAGAAGCTCCAGGAGAGGGGAGAGGTGGTAATCTTCGTGGGCGACGGAATAAACGACGCTCCGGCACTTGCCCAGGCGGACGTGGGCATAGCGGTAAGCTCAGGAACCGACATAGCCATGGAGAGCGGCGAGATTGTGCTCATGAGGAACGACATAAGGGACGTCGTCAAGGCAATAAAGCTCAGCCAGAAAACTCTATCAAAGATAAAGCAGAACTTCTTCTGGGCAATGATATACAACATAATCCTCATCCCGATAGCGGCGGGGGCGCTCTTCCCGCTCTTCGGGATAGCGTTCAGGCCCGAGTGGGCGGCTGGAGCAATGGCGATGAGCAGTGTCAGCGTCGTGAGCAACTCGCTCCTCCTGAAGAGGGCCAGAATCTGA
- a CDS encoding thioredoxin family protein, whose protein sequence is MIVEYDGKINFMDGKAVLWFSIPGCPPCRIVDSFMEELSAEFPEITVVHINAEEWNDLVNRFDVLNVPTLIYLKDGEEVARQNLIRRKEEVLIRFEELKRL, encoded by the coding sequence TTGATAGTTGAGTATGATGGAAAGATTAACTTCATGGACGGAAAAGCCGTGCTGTGGTTCTCCATCCCGGGCTGTCCACCGTGCAGGATAGTTGATAGCTTCATGGAAGAGCTCAGTGCGGAGTTCCCGGAGATAACGGTCGTCCACATCAACGCCGAGGAATGGAACGACCTTGTGAACCGCTTTGACGTCCTCAACGTCCCGACGCTGATTTACCTTAAGGATGGGGAAGAGGTTGCCAGGCAGAACCTCATAAGGAGGAAGGAGGAGGTTCTAATAAGGTTTGAAGAGCTCAAAAGGCTCTGA
- a CDS encoding SagB/ThcOx family dehydrogenase produces MSLEEAIDRRKSIRKYKDKPLTLEQLSQVLWAAYGINRWGKRTSPSAGACYPFEVYVVVENVEGLKPGIYHYDGKAHRLELIREGHFRKALAEACLGQRCVATAPVNIVIVAHYERTTGRYGERGVRYVHIDAGHMGQNIYLQATALNLGTVAVGAFRDEDVKKVLEVPGEPLYIFPLGIPEE; encoded by the coding sequence ATGAGCCTGGAGGAGGCAATAGACAGGAGGAAAAGCATAAGGAAGTACAAAGACAAGCCTTTAACACTTGAACAACTTTCTCAGGTGCTCTGGGCGGCTTACGGAATCAACAGGTGGGGAAAGAGGACATCGCCGAGTGCCGGGGCGTGCTACCCCTTCGAGGTTTACGTCGTCGTTGAAAACGTTGAGGGCCTGAAGCCTGGGATTTATCACTACGATGGAAAGGCTCACAGGCTGGAGCTTATCAGAGAAGGGCATTTCAGAAAGGCCCTTGCCGAGGCATGCCTTGGCCAGAGGTGCGTTGCCACAGCTCCCGTCAACATCGTCATCGTTGCCCACTACGAGAGGACCACGGGACGGTACGGCGAGCGTGGGGTGAGATACGTCCACATTGACGCAGGCCACATGGGTCAGAACATCTACCTTCAAGCTACTGCCCTGAACCTGGGTACCGTTGCGGTCGGGGCCTTCAGGGACGAGGATGTAAAAAAGGTGCTGGAAGTGCCGGGCGAACCGCTCTACATCTTCCCGCTTGGGATTCCGGAGGAATAA
- a CDS encoding peroxiredoxin, with product MVVIGEKFPEVEVKTTHGVIKLPDHFTEKGRWFILFSHPADFTPVCTTEFYAMQKRVGEFRKLGVEPIGLSVDQVFSHLKWMEWIKENLGVEITFPVIADDRGELAEKLGMIPSGATITARAVFVVDDKGIIRAIIYYPAEVGRDWDEILRLVKALKISTEKGVALPHKWPNNELIGDRAIVPPAASVEDIKAREEAQAKGEIECYDWWFCHRKLE from the coding sequence ATGGTTGTGATAGGGGAAAAGTTCCCGGAAGTTGAGGTGAAGACCACCCACGGAGTGATAAAACTGCCCGACCACTTCACCGAGAAGGGCAGGTGGTTCATACTCTTCAGCCACCCGGCCGACTTCACCCCTGTCTGCACAACCGAGTTCTACGCGATGCAGAAGAGGGTTGGGGAGTTCAGGAAGCTCGGTGTTGAACCTATAGGGCTGAGCGTTGACCAGGTCTTCAGCCACCTGAAGTGGATGGAGTGGATAAAGGAGAACCTTGGCGTTGAGATAACCTTCCCGGTTATTGCAGATGATCGCGGTGAGCTCGCCGAGAAGCTCGGCATGATACCGAGCGGTGCCACTATAACGGCCAGAGCGGTATTCGTCGTCGACGACAAGGGAATAATAAGGGCCATCATTTATTATCCGGCCGAGGTCGGCAGAGACTGGGACGAGATACTCAGGCTCGTCAAGGCCCTCAAGATAAGCACCGAGAAGGGAGTCGCACTTCCGCACAAGTGGCCCAACAACGAGCTCATCGGCGATAGGGCAATAGTTCCGCCCGCGGCCAGTGTTGAGGACATCAAGGCCAGAGAAGAAGCCCAAGCAAAGGGAGAAATCGAGTGCTACGACTGGTGGTTCTGCCACAGGAAGCTCGAATAA
- a CDS encoding MBL fold metallo-hydrolase yields MIPVEIPPHTLLLRGVGLDSNVYAIRDGDELLIIDTGTGVYWNRYLSALAGEGYLEGVKRAVIFNTHEHFDHVGGNLAFRRALEERGIEVEFAAHEFTAEALEKGDDYLILSFYYGRRVEPHTVNIKLRDGDELSVGSLRLRVLHTPGHTRGSACLYEPEEGLLFTGDTVFAGTYGRTDLPTGDINQLRASLRRLAELDVHLGLPGHGRVIGDWKRNLEKLLRVIG; encoded by the coding sequence ATGATTCCCGTGGAAATCCCTCCCCACACGCTTCTCCTGAGGGGTGTTGGTCTCGATTCAAACGTCTACGCCATTAGGGATGGGGATGAGCTCCTGATAATTGATACGGGGACGGGGGTTTACTGGAACCGCTACCTCTCGGCCCTCGCGGGAGAGGGCTACCTTGAGGGCGTGAAGAGGGCAGTGATATTCAACACGCACGAGCACTTTGACCACGTCGGCGGAAACCTCGCCTTCAGGAGGGCCCTTGAGGAGAGGGGCATCGAGGTTGAGTTTGCGGCCCACGAGTTCACGGCGGAGGCGCTGGAGAAGGGCGACGACTACCTGATACTTTCCTTCTACTACGGCCGCAGGGTCGAACCTCACACCGTCAACATAAAGCTCCGGGATGGCGACGAGCTCAGCGTGGGCTCCCTGCGCCTCCGTGTTCTCCACACGCCCGGACACACAAGGGGAAGCGCCTGCCTCTACGAGCCCGAGGAAGGCCTGCTCTTCACGGGCGACACGGTCTTTGCGGGAACCTATGGCAGGACGGACCTGCCGACAGGTGATATCAACCAGCTGAGGGCTTCACTGAGGAGACTGGCAGAGCTGGATGTCCACCTTGGCCTCCCGGGCCATGGAAGGGTTATAGGGGATTGGAAGAGAAATCTGGAGAAGCTGCTCAGGGTGATCGGATGA
- a CDS encoding DUF504 domain-containing protein: MRKGSVKEALAKIKYDPRENEEDYFVIIEHRGAYGDIKKIPVRVIELGHGYFFVGETQIPYHRIIKVVRKDGRVVWERRKRA, from the coding sequence ATGAGGAAGGGGAGCGTCAAGGAAGCCCTTGCGAAGATAAAGTACGACCCACGCGAGAACGAGGAGGACTACTTCGTAATCATAGAGCACAGAGGGGCCTACGGGGACATCAAAAAAATCCCGGTGCGGGTTATAGAGCTTGGACACGGCTATTTCTTCGTCGGCGAGACCCAGATACCCTACCACAGGATAATAAAGGTCGTGAGGAAGGATGGGAGGGTTGTCTGGGAGAGGAGGAAGCGGGCTTAG
- a CDS encoding thermonuclease family protein, protein MGGLSGRGGSGLSLLIALLVLASACIGQRGEELTGVIIKVVDGDTVYVRLDNGTVEKVRLVGVDTPELEPAGMYPGEYDGIKNITCLVEWGFRAKEFAEEWLEGKRVILVLDPLQPKRDRYGRLLAYVYVDGVDFNAELVKRGLARVYVEGSFEKKGEYLRYQREAVKRELGLWACG, encoded by the coding sequence ATGGGAGGGTTGTCTGGGAGAGGAGGAAGCGGGCTTAGCCTCCTTATAGCTCTTCTGGTTCTGGCCTCGGCTTGCATTGGCCAGAGGGGGGAAGAGCTTACCGGCGTCATCATAAAAGTCGTGGACGGGGATACGGTCTACGTGAGGCTCGACAACGGAACCGTCGAGAAGGTCAGGCTTGTGGGCGTTGACACGCCGGAACTCGAACCCGCGGGGATGTATCCAGGAGAATACGACGGCATAAAGAACATTACATGCCTCGTGGAATGGGGATTCAGGGCCAAGGAGTTCGCAGAGGAGTGGCTGGAAGGAAAAAGGGTCATCTTAGTTCTTGATCCCCTCCAGCCGAAGAGGGACCGTTACGGGCGCCTGCTTGCCTACGTTTACGTGGACGGTGTCGATTTCAACGCCGAGCTCGTGAAGAGGGGGCTCGCCCGCGTGTATGTGGAGGGGAGCTTTGAGAAGAAGGGGGAGTACTTGAGATACCAGAGGGAAGCCGTCAAAAGGGAACTCGGCCTCTGGGCCTGTGGCTGA
- a CDS encoding RNA-binding domain-containing protein: MFEEVEVEAYVYPTEDIEKVKRAMLNLVPGLEFEAYDKGEYLLLVGRTKSKKALQRLYELFRGQQILDTARAMLEEGYFGEEIIIKVHKQVAYVGKVNFNEDSPLGPITIIIRTKEPQRLMKWLAPRTKDGVPIE, encoded by the coding sequence ATGTTCGAGGAGGTCGAGGTCGAGGCCTACGTGTATCCAACGGAGGACATAGAGAAGGTCAAGAGGGCCATGCTGAACCTTGTGCCGGGCCTTGAATTCGAGGCTTACGACAAGGGAGAATACCTGCTTCTCGTCGGCAGGACCAAAAGCAAGAAGGCCCTCCAGAGGCTCTACGAGCTCTTCAGAGGTCAGCAGATACTTGACACCGCGAGGGCAATGCTTGAGGAGGGCTACTTCGGGGAGGAGATTATTATAAAGGTCCACAAGCAGGTTGCCTACGTCGGTAAGGTGAACTTCAACGAGGATTCCCCCCTCGGCCCCATAACGATAATAATAAGAACCAAGGAGCCGCAGAGGCTCATGAAGTGGCTCGCACCGAGGACGAAAGATGGTGTCCCCATCGAATAG
- a CDS encoding TATA-box-binding protein — MVDTSKVKLRIENIVASVDLFAQLDLEKVIEICPNSKYNPEEFPGIICRFDDPKVALLIFSSGKLVVTGAKSVEDIERAVGKLVQMLKGIGVSFKRAPLIDIQNMVFSGDIGREFNLDTVALSLPNCEYEPEQFPGVIYRVKEPRAVILLFSSGKIVCSGAKSEHDAWEAVRKLLRELEKYGLLDEEEEEL, encoded by the coding sequence ATGGTGGACACGAGCAAGGTAAAGCTTAGGATAGAGAACATCGTCGCCTCGGTTGACCTCTTCGCCCAGCTCGACCTTGAGAAGGTCATAGAGATATGCCCCAATTCCAAATATAATCCCGAGGAGTTTCCCGGGATAATTTGCCGCTTTGATGATCCGAAGGTCGCTCTCCTGATATTCAGCTCCGGGAAGCTCGTCGTTACTGGAGCTAAGAGCGTTGAGGACATAGAGAGGGCCGTCGGGAAGCTCGTTCAGATGCTGAAGGGGATAGGCGTGAGCTTCAAGAGGGCCCCTCTCATAGACATTCAGAACATGGTTTTCAGCGGGGATATAGGAAGGGAGTTCAACTTGGACACCGTGGCCTTGAGCCTCCCCAACTGCGAGTACGAACCAGAACAGTTCCCCGGCGTCATATACCGCGTCAAGGAGCCAAGGGCCGTGATACTCCTCTTCTCATCCGGTAAAATAGTGTGCTCGGGAGCTAAAAGCGAGCATGACGCCTGGGAAGCCGTCAGAAAGCTACTGAGGGAGCTGGAGAAGTACGGTCTACTGGACGAGGAAGAGGAGGAGCTCTAA
- a CDS encoding AAA family ATPase — MIILLTGMPGSGKGEIARAFKRAGVPVVSMGDTVREEADKRGIPKTPEGLKALSIELRKEMGEDAIARLAIPKVRKLLEKRSVVVVEGIRSPAEVEAFRRAFPREKVLIVAVHSPPHQRFERLRRRKRSDDPRTWEEFVDRDKKELGFGIGEVIALADYMIVNDGHLEDYRLRIRELISKLLPE; from the coding sequence ATGATAATCCTCCTTACGGGGATGCCGGGCTCCGGAAAGGGAGAGATAGCCAGGGCCTTCAAGAGGGCGGGCGTTCCCGTGGTCTCGATGGGAGACACCGTCAGGGAAGAAGCCGATAAGCGAGGAATACCGAAGACACCCGAGGGTCTCAAAGCCCTAAGCATAGAGCTCAGGAAAGAGATGGGGGAGGATGCCATCGCTAGGCTGGCGATACCAAAGGTCAGAAAGCTCCTTGAGAAGAGAAGCGTCGTCGTTGTCGAGGGTATCAGGAGCCCGGCGGAAGTGGAGGCATTCAGAAGGGCATTTCCACGGGAGAAAGTCCTCATCGTGGCCGTTCATTCCCCTCCCCATCAACGTTTTGAGAGGCTGAGGCGCAGGAAGAGAAGTGATGACCCGAGGACGTGGGAGGAGTTCGTCGATAGGGACAAGAAAGAGCTTGGGTTCGGCATAGGGGAGGTTATAGCCCTTGCTGACTACATGATAGTGAACGACGGTCACCTCGAGGACTACAGGCTGAGGATAAGGGAACTAATCTCGAAGCTACTCCCAGAATGA
- the proS gene encoding proline--tRNA ligase, translating to MVERKRWSEAFSDWFNEVIETAGILDKRYPVKGMNVWLPYGLKIMRNIEKFIREEMERTGHQEVLFPALIPETEFRKEAEHIAGFEGEVFWVTHAGLDPLDVRLILRPTSETAMYSMFSLWIRSHADLPFKVYQIVNVYRYETKHTRPLIRVREISHFFEAHTAHRDFEDAERQIREDLEIFDRLMRKLAIAYIISKRPEWDKFPGAFYSLGAEVVMPDGRTLQIGTMHNYKQNFARAYNILYETETGDHEYVHQTTFGMSERLLAAVIAIHGDDRGMVLPPTIAPIQVVIVPIPKKDAEVDVYAYAREIAEELKVAGIRVHVDERDIRPGRKFYDWELKGVPLRIEVGPRDVEGKTVVIARRDTLTKETVKRARVVDRVRELFDEIMENLHARAREWLESHIKRVETLEEAKEAFEDRRGVVEIPWCGEEECGLRMEEVLDAKMLGTPYPEEEALRLEGKRCPVCGGEAKFVARFARTY from the coding sequence ATGGTCGAGCGGAAGAGGTGGAGCGAGGCCTTCAGTGACTGGTTCAACGAGGTCATAGAGACTGCCGGTATCTTGGACAAGCGCTACCCGGTCAAAGGGATGAACGTCTGGCTCCCCTACGGTCTTAAGATAATGCGCAACATAGAGAAATTCATTCGCGAGGAAATGGAGCGCACCGGTCACCAAGAGGTTCTCTTCCCGGCCCTGATTCCGGAGACGGAGTTCAGGAAGGAGGCGGAACACATCGCGGGCTTCGAGGGCGAGGTCTTTTGGGTTACCCACGCTGGCTTAGACCCGCTCGACGTGAGGCTTATCCTCAGGCCGACGAGTGAAACCGCTATGTACTCGATGTTCTCGCTCTGGATAAGGTCGCACGCGGACCTGCCCTTCAAGGTCTATCAGATAGTCAACGTTTACCGCTATGAGACGAAGCACACGAGACCGCTTATCCGTGTCAGGGAGATAAGCCACTTCTTCGAGGCTCATACTGCCCACAGGGACTTTGAGGACGCGGAGAGGCAGATTAGGGAGGACTTGGAGATATTCGACAGACTCATGAGAAAGCTCGCGATAGCCTACATAATCTCCAAGAGGCCCGAGTGGGACAAGTTTCCCGGAGCCTTTTACTCCCTCGGGGCGGAAGTCGTGATGCCAGATGGCAGGACCCTCCAGATAGGCACGATGCACAACTACAAGCAGAACTTCGCCAGAGCCTACAACATCCTCTACGAGACCGAGACTGGGGATCATGAGTACGTCCACCAGACGACCTTCGGGATGAGCGAGCGCCTTTTGGCGGCTGTTATAGCCATCCACGGCGACGACAGAGGGATGGTTCTGCCGCCAACTATCGCCCCAATCCAGGTTGTTATAGTTCCAATTCCGAAGAAGGACGCGGAGGTTGACGTTTACGCTTACGCTCGTGAGATAGCCGAGGAGCTCAAGGTCGCTGGAATAAGGGTTCACGTTGATGAGAGGGACATAAGACCTGGCAGGAAGTTCTACGATTGGGAGCTTAAAGGGGTCCCGCTCCGCATAGAGGTTGGTCCGAGGGACGTCGAGGGCAAGACCGTCGTCATAGCCAGGAGGGACACGCTCACGAAGGAGACCGTCAAGAGGGCCCGGGTCGTGGACAGGGTGAGGGAGCTCTTCGACGAGATAATGGAAAACCTACACGCGAGGGCGAGGGAGTGGCTTGAGTCCCACATAAAGCGTGTCGAGACCCTTGAGGAAGCCAAGGAGGCCTTTGAGGACAGGCGCGGCGTAGTGGAGATACCGTGGTGCGGCGAGGAAGAATGCGGGCTGAGGATGGAGGAAGTCCTGGATGCAAAGATGCTCGGAACCCCCTACCCGGAGGAGGAGGCGTTGAGATTGGAGGGTAAGAGGTGCCCGGTCTGCGGCGGGGAAGCGAAATTCGTGGCGAGATTTGCCAGGACCTACTGA
- a CDS encoding lipopolysaccharide biosynthesis protein yields MHRRRIIIRHSLASVVALAVFGGSRFLYNVIIGRKFGLEVLGWANSLISQAFFLAGFLAFFSVALGKYTAEFLGRGERGRIGRITSLSFAAPLLGLLLAPLNFSIAFLSTLRAFQLTFRAFIYGLHRGEVYAYTILAAFAAFLLGFLLPDPLAPYYLLLGTVTIIAIAYVARRGYLARPTKEDVALLISYSSYAFIGTIAGIFLLQAPYFLTEKLAGREASGVVAAVLSASFLLGYLPQVMQSAIVPLYAYDHGKRNVEAAKRLAKVSASFIQLATAVAVFLMILVGGPAIRILFGFTPGPEFYVSLLAVEIYVAYNPLINLLSATAYVKDSALVALSGAVVAGTSWLLLIPHLGPLGAPLGLLAGYAVIFFLTHAVVWKKFSLSPKVSEPLLLALPLQVVGFFSRPLALFLLLLYLMLERGKLEEALRLFRGRVS; encoded by the coding sequence ATGCATCGACGGCGAATAATCATCAGGCACTCCCTGGCGAGTGTTGTTGCCCTCGCGGTCTTCGGAGGGAGCCGGTTCCTCTACAACGTTATCATCGGGCGGAAGTTCGGCCTGGAAGTTCTCGGGTGGGCAAACTCCCTAATCTCCCAAGCCTTCTTTCTCGCGGGCTTCCTCGCCTTCTTCTCCGTTGCCCTCGGCAAGTATACGGCCGAGTTCTTGGGAAGGGGAGAAAGGGGGAGAATTGGGAGGATAACCAGCCTATCCTTCGCCGCCCCACTCCTCGGCCTGCTGCTCGCTCCCCTAAATTTCTCTATTGCCTTCCTCTCTACCCTCAGGGCTTTTCAGCTGACCTTCAGGGCCTTCATCTATGGCCTCCACAGGGGAGAGGTCTATGCCTACACCATCCTCGCGGCCTTCGCAGCGTTCCTCTTGGGCTTCCTCCTTCCAGACCCCCTTGCCCCTTACTACCTGCTTCTGGGCACGGTAACCATTATTGCCATCGCCTACGTCGCAAGAAGGGGATACTTAGCACGCCCTACAAAAGAGGACGTCGCCCTTCTCATCTCCTATTCCTCCTACGCCTTCATAGGAACCATTGCCGGAATATTCCTTCTTCAGGCTCCTTACTTCCTCACGGAAAAGCTCGCAGGCAGGGAGGCCTCGGGTGTTGTGGCGGCCGTCCTCTCGGCGTCCTTTCTCCTCGGATACCTGCCCCAGGTGATGCAGTCGGCCATAGTCCCCCTCTACGCCTACGACCATGGGAAAAGGAACGTAGAGGCCGCTAAAAGGTTGGCCAAGGTATCTGCAAGCTTCATTCAGCTTGCGACGGCGGTTGCAGTTTTCCTAATGATACTCGTGGGTGGCCCGGCAATTCGCATCCTCTTCGGCTTCACGCCCGGTCCAGAGTTCTACGTCTCTCTGCTGGCCGTCGAGATTTACGTGGCCTACAACCCGCTCATCAACCTCCTGAGCGCGACGGCCTATGTGAAGGACTCGGCCCTTGTGGCCCTCTCCGGGGCGGTTGTCGCCGGGACTTCCTGGCTCCTTCTGATTCCGCATTTGGGACCTCTTGGGGCGCCCCTCGGCCTGTTAGCTGGATACGCGGTGATATTCTTCCTGACTCACGCAGTCGTATGGAAAAAATTTAGCTTAAGCCCCAAGGTGAGCGAGCCCCTTCTCCTCGCCCTGCCCCTTCAGGTGGTTGGGTTCTTCTCTCGGCCCCTCGCCCTCTTCTTGTTGCTCCTCTATCTTATGCTTGAGAGGGGGAAGC